The Ramlibacter algicola genome segment GCGCTGAAGGAAGCGTGCCCGAACGGCATCGACGGCTACTTCGAGAACGTCGGCGGCCTGGTGCTCGACGCCGTGATGCTGCAGGCCAACGCGTTCTCGCGCATCGCCATGTGCGGGATGATCGCCGGCTACAACGGCGAGCCGATCCCGATGGCGTATCCGCAGCTGATCCTGACCAACCGGATGCGCGTCGAGGGCTTCATCGTCAGCGAGCACATGGAGGTGTGGCCGGAGGCGCTGAAGGAACTCGGCACGCTGGTGGCCACCGGCAAGCTGCGCCCGCGCGAAACCGTCGCGCAAGGCCTCGACGCCGCGCCCGAGGCGTTCCTGGGCCTGCTCAAGGGCCGCAACTTCGGCAAGCAGCTGGTCAAGCTGGCCTGAGGCGCGCATGGCGGCCGAGCGCAAGGGCGAGGAGTTCCGCGAAGACCTGCGAGCGCCTGGAGCGCGCAACGCGCAGGCGCGCCGGCTGCTCTCGGCCGAGGACCTGGCGCCGCTCACGCGCCTGTCCACGCCGCGGTCGCTGCTGGCCATCGGGCAGACGCTGGCGGTCATCGCGGCAGCGATCGCGCTGGCCGTGCTCACGTGGCCAAGCCCGTGGGTCGTCCTGAGCCTGCTGGCCATCGGCATCTCGCAGCACGCCTTCTTCATCCTCGCGCACGAGGCGGCGCACTACCGGCTGTTCGCCAACCGCGCCGCGAACGATCTCGTCGGCAGCGCCTTGGGCATGGCCGGCGGCATCTCGATGTGCACCTACCGCGTCACGCACCGGCTGCACCACAACAACCTGTACGGCAGCGAGGACCCGGACACGGCCATCCACGGCGGCTACCCGCGCGGCGAGGCGTACCTGTGGAAGAAGCTGGCGCGCGACATCGCGGGCCTGAACGCGTGGAAGACCTTCGCGTACTTCTTCGGCGCACCGGCCATCAACGCCGAGACGGATCACGCGATCCGACCGCTGGACGACACCTCGCCGGAACTGCGCGCTGCCGCGCGGCGAGATCGGCTCTGGGTGGTTGCCTTCCATGTGGCCGCACCGCTCGTTGCCCTGGCCGTCGGCGGGCCGCGCGGGCTGGCCTGGTATGCGGGCCTGTGGCTGCTGCCGCTGGTGACGGTGCTGCAGCCGATCCTGCGGCTGCGCGCGGTGTTCGAGCATGGTGCGGTGCACGACCTCGGCTCGCCACTGACCGCGGCGCGCACCAACCGCACCTGGGGATCGCCTGGCAACTGGGCGGCGAGGCTGGTG includes the following:
- a CDS encoding fatty acid desaturase family protein encodes the protein MAAERKGEEFREDLRAPGARNAQARRLLSAEDLAPLTRLSTPRSLLAIGQTLAVIAAAIALAVLTWPSPWVVLSLLAIGISQHAFFILAHEAAHYRLFANRAANDLVGSALGMAGGISMCTYRVTHRLHHNNLYGSEDPDTAIHGGYPRGEAYLWKKLARDIAGLNAWKTFAYFFGAPAINAETDHAIRPLDDTSPELRAAARRDRLWVVAFHVAAPLVALAVGGPRGLAWYAGLWLLPLVTVLQPILRLRAVFEHGAVHDLGSPLTAARTNRTWGSPGNWAARLVLFPHHVNYHLEHHLYPAVPHYHLPALHRVLLAKGALGDAEVRDAADTWRLVFAPRRVAAHA